In the Phaseolus vulgaris cultivar G19833 chromosome 7, P. vulgaris v2.0, whole genome shotgun sequence genome, one interval contains:
- the LOC137828612 gene encoding protein SOB FIVE-LIKE 6-like, with translation MRTKSSVGFISLSFSMLFSTSYPNPLLLLQYNLVCVCERGHCSPKPKPHCHSVNRVCKSFIFCSILFFLLPLSLSHRKLETPIFSYILGKKKSKDRKMNTFGSEIRSSGCESGWTLYLDHSFLNQNASSHQHKDKRFKDEDSGEEDLSMLSDASSGPPHFPHYDSYFNEHVNGCFYSPSKAVKLAKSAKKKQKVKENQHLEDQHPTFLHDTASSPVFDFSTENVTRGNQQTSVGSVVDYSQGSSATYFEGRSSFQEEHFGFLQSKNELEDNKWYGGKRMGIR, from the exons ATGAGGACAAAAAGTAGTGTAGGATTTATTTCACTCTCATTCTCTATGCTCTTTTCAACCTCCTATCCAAATCCACTCTTGTTACTTCAATACAacttggtgtgtgtgtgtgagagaggaCATTGCTCCCCAAAACCAAAACCACATTGCCATTCCGTTAATAGGGTGTGCAAGAGTTTCATATTTTGTTCCattcttttcttccttttacCACTATCACTCTCTCATCGTAAATTGGAGACTCCTATATTTTCCTATATACtaggaaaaaagaaaagtaaagacAGGAAGATGAACACATTTGGTTCAGAAATACGCAGCAGTGGGTGTGAGTCTGGCTGGACTCTCTACCTGGACCACTCTTTCCTTAACCAGAATGCTTCTTCACATCAACACAAGGACAAAAGATTCAAAGATGAGGACTCTGGGGAGGAGGATTTGTCCATGCTTTCTGATGCTTCGTCTGGACCTCCTCATTTTCCACACTACGACTCTTACTTCAATGAACATGTCAATGGTTGCTTCTATTCACCTTCCAAGGCTGTGAAGCTGGCCAAGAGTGCTAAAAAGAAGCAGAAAGTTAAGGAAAATCAACACCTTGAGGATCAACATCCGACTTTTCTTCATGACACTGCTAGCTCTCCTGTTTTTGACTTTTCCACT GAAAATGTCACAAGGGGCAACCAGCAAACATCTGTAGGGAGTGTGGTTGATTATTCACAAGGCTCTTCTGCAACTTATTTTGAG GGAAGATCCTCATTCCAAGAAGAACACTTCGGTTTCTTACAATCAAAAAATGAACTTGAAGACAACAA ATGGTACGGAGGGAAAAGAATGGGAATAAGGTGA